In Hirschia baltica ATCC 49814, the genomic stretch ATCGCCTTCCCATATACCAGCTTCACAAGCCTGCCCTACGGTATTAATCGCCAAAATTCGCATAGAATATCGCCTGATTAAGCCGCTTACATTGCAGCGGCTTCTACCGCTGTTACCTCTGGTACATAGTGGCGCAACATGTTCTCAATACCACTTTTCAACGTCATCGTTGATGATGGACATCCTGCACATGCACCCCGCATTTGCAGCGTCACCACACCCGTATCAACATCAAATTTTTCAAAAATAATGTCACCACCATCATTGGCAACGGCTGGACGCACACGTGTTTCAATCAATTCTTTGATTTCTGCGACTATTTCTGCATTTTCGCCTTCATATATGACTTCTTCAACCGGAGCCGGATCACTATAATCCGCCATGACGGGCATTCCAGATACGAAATGATCCATGATTGCAGCCAGCGCTTGAGGCTTCAAAATCGCCCAGTCTGTTTCTTGTGTTTTTGTGAGAGCCACGAAATCAGCACCAAGGAAAACCGTTTTTACGCCCTTGAGAGTAAACAAGAAAGCTGCAAGCGGAGATGAGCCAGCTTCCTTCTCATTTAGAAATTCATACGGCGTCTTAGGAGACACTTCACGACCCGGAAGAAACTTCAAGGTTTCTGGATTTGGTGTAGCTTCGGTCTGAATAAACATGATAGGTCTCCTTTAAGAGTCCTGAAATGGCTCTTTTACAAACCAAAAACAAGTGTCTTTTCCGGTTTTTCCTACTGACACAGTGGGATATTAGTGGCTAGCCCCGCCCATTTCGTCCAATTCATCATCGGTCAAATTACCGGGAATAATTGTAATGGCCACGGGCCGTTCAGTCAGTGCCTTACCTCGACCAATCCTTGAGACAAGCGGACCTGGCCCGGCTCGTCCAGATCCAGAACCGAGCACAATCACTTTTATAGTCTTGTCTTTATTTGTTATTCTAGAAATTGCTTGCTCGGGCTTGCCAATTTCAACAATAATTTCAGCTTCAATATCAATGCGATCTTTAATCAATCTTGCGATAGATTTTACCTCAGCCAAAGCATTATCCATAGCCTCAGTTCGCATATCTTCATCAAGGCCGCGCCAATGCCCCATGCCCGACACCTGAACCGCGCGCATAATGACCAATCCTGCACCCACGCGTTTTGCACGCATAGCTGCAAATAAAATCGCTGAAAAACACTCTTGAGTATCGTCAGCAAGTGTCAGAAATTTACGTGTCAGAGCCATGCCTGTATCAGGCTCCATCAATGCTATCTCGTCAAGTCCAGATTGATTCTGAGCAGTTTCAATTTGCAATGTACAAATCCTCCCCGGATTTGGTTTTGTCACTTTATATTTTTCCGAAATGTAACACGATTTTCAATTTAGGCGAGATAGAAAGCAATTAACTCTGAGACTCTACTGCTTCAGCAACTTCAAGAAGTGCCATTTCAACCCGATTTAAAAGTTGATATAGAGCGGCAGGATGAGACGCAAAAATCATTCCGTCAGCTTTTCCATTTGCAACCAATAAGGGTTTAAAACTTGCGGCCTTTTCCAGCTGAGAAATTGCTTCCGCATGTTCATTTTTAATGGATAGCCCCACGGGAGCCTGCATAATACTCAAAAACCGGTGTGCCACATAAGCGCGCGCTTTGGCTGTATAAACCGCTTCAATTGCAGATTTTTCAAACAATTTTCTATCAGGGGAATTAATAACGCTTGCTAATTCACCTGTTGACTGTCTCATCCAAGATATCATCAAATCCACGCGCTCAGCATAGCGTTTGGACGTTAAAGTATCATCATATCGATGTAACCGAACCCCGCCATTAAAGCTGATTAAAGCTTCACTTGCTGCCCGAATTTCATTTTTGGAGATATCCCGAGACAACAATAAGGCTACAGTATTCAAATCAGCGGCTGCGCTTCCGCCCAATTCTTCATTGACCAGTTCAGCATAATCACCAATCGCATGCCCCATTGCCTTTTGGTAAGCAGGCATAGCGGTTAAACGCGCCAAAGGCGACCAAATGGGAGCATCATTTGCCCAACCATGCTGTTCAACTTCGCGCTCCAGTAATTGAGCCCCTACCCCCGCCCAAGGCGAAGACCAAGTCTGCTGAATAGATTCTGGAAAGTTTAGATCATCGCTAATCTTATTGGCTTGCAACACCATAAATGGATAAGCAAGGATCAATACAAATCCAGTCGCTATCAATAAATAGCGTTTTAAAATTTTTGGAATACGAGATTTTTTAAGAGCTTCGGCCGTTTTCTTTTTTAAAGGTATAGGTTTCTTTATCTCGACCGGCGTCGGCTCTTCAGCGATAACTTCACTCTTTCGACTGAATTGAAGAACACTCATTAAAAAAACAACCTAAAAGACGAATACTGGCGCACTCAATAGGAACTGAGTGCACCAATTTTACAACGTCTCTAAAAATTACGTTTCATTAATGTTTATGTCCAGCGTCTTTTGACACATCTGGCGTAGAAACTGTAAATAATGCACTTGCGGTTCGTCCAGATTCAAAAGTGAACGTCACATCAGCAGTGTCACCCTCTTTAACGTCATTCACACCGAAAATCATTAAGTGCAAACCTTTGGGCTCAAAAACAACGGGCACGCCAGCGTTCACATCAACACTATCTACTTTGCGCATCTGCATCATGCCATCTGACATTTCATGCGTGTGAAGCTCTATAGTTTCGGCAACATCAGATGACACTGAAATAATGCGATCATCTTGCCCTAACACCATAGTGAAATACCCAGCCGTAACAGTTTTACCACCCAGAGGCGGACGAATAATTCCGTTTTGGATGTTGATCGCTGACTCAACGAGGCTCACATCAGGCTGACTTATTGTTGAAGGCTCAGTTGCAGAAGACACATTCTCATCAACTTTATTGCTAGGCGAGCAAGCCGAGGCCAAAATCAACGCTGAACAAACTAAACCGAGTGAGTTTCCAAAAGTATTCCAAGACATTATTTAAAGCTCCATTATAGCTAGTCTATGTATGCAATTGTTCAAATTCAGGCTTAGTTTCCCCAAAACCCAACAATTTGACGTACCTCTTTCAAAATCGGATCTGCAAGCGAGCTCGCGCGTTCAGCGCCTTCTTCCAATACCGCATCAATCTGAGCAGGGTCGGCTATGTAATCTCGCATTTTTTGAGAAATGGGAGCCATCTTTTCAACTGCTAATTCTGCTAAAGCTGGTTTGAATTTTCCAAACCCTTCACCGCCAAATTCAGCAAGCACATCGGCGCTACTTTTATTCGACAAAGCGCCATAAATCCCAACCAGATTACGCGCTTCTGGGCGTCCGTCCAATCCCTCTACTTCAGAAGGAAGAACATCAGCATCGGATTTAGCTTTTTTGATTTTCTTTGCAATCGTATCTGCATCATCAATCAAATTAATTCGTGACAATTCAGATGGATCAGATTTGGACATTTTCTTTGTCCCATCTTTTAGAGACATAATCCGCGCACCCGGCCCTTGTATAAGCGGCTCAGGAATTGGGAAAAAGTCCGGCGCATTGAAATCACGGTTAAATCGATTTGCACAATCGCGCGTTAACTCTAAATGCTGTTTTTGATCGTCCCCCACAGGGACATGTGTCGCTTTGTACGCCAAAATATCCGCTGCCATCAAAACGGGATAGGTAAACAACCCTACAGACGCGCGCTCAGCATCTTTACCTGCTTTGTCTTTAAATTGCGTCATGCGTTCTGCCCAGCCCATGCGAGCGGTACAATTTAAAATCCAAGCCAATTCAGTATGCGCCCGAACCGATGATTGAGCGAACACGATGTTCTTCTTTGGATCAATTCCAGCGGCCAACCAAGCGGCAACAATCTCCCGAGTTTGACCTGCCAGCAATTTGGGGTCTTGAGGCACTGTAATCGCATGCAAGTCAACGGCACAAAAAACACATTCATGCGCGTCTTGCATATTTACCCAATTGATCAATGCGCCAAGATAATTGCCAAGATGAAGGTCTCCTGATGGTTGCATGCCTGAAAACACGCGTTCTGGACCTTGATAACCTGTATTTAAATCGCTCATCTAATTGCGCCTTTTAATTGGAAGAGAACCTAGCCTCTAACGCACAACAAGCCGCACATGCAAGCGTTTCAACACCTCGCTTCGATTAAGTTGCAGACCTACGCATGGCATTGCGAATTTCACGCAAAGAAACCGCACCCGTCACCAATGCGGCGATCCCATACAATATACCACCGACTGCAACCGTCGCGATTAACGCCAATATCTGAGATTCCCAAAGATATGTCTGGGTCAAATTTTTATAATCATTAGCAAAATACAGGAAGCCTCCCAGTATTCCGCACGAAACAAAGACGCGCAGCATTCGGCTAATCAACAACCCGCTAGGTTTGTAATCGCCCCGCTTAATCAATGTCAGCCATAGCATGGAAACATTCAGCCAAGCTGCAAAACTTGTCGCCGCAGCTAATGCAGGAAACCCATATTCACCTTGCCCACGTAGCCAGAAAAAAGCACCCGCACCCAAAACTGTGTTGACCAGAACTGACACGACAGCAAATTGCATTGGACGTTTTGTATCATGGCGCGCAAAAAATGCTGGAGCCAACACCTTCACCAACACAAAAGCCGGCACACCCCACGCATAATGGATTAAAGCACTCGCAGCTAATGTTGAATCCGATGCATCAAACTGGCCCCGGCCAAACAAAGCATCAATCAAAAAGAACGGTATTATCGCCAGCGCCACAGCGGCAGGCAGCGTTAAAGCCATTGCCAATGAGATACCTTCATCCAGCGTCCTATGCGTGTCCTCAGAAGACCCCACCTTGCTCATAGCACGGGATAATCTAGGCAATATCGCTACCCCAACAGCCACACCGACAATACCCAGCGGCAATTGATAAAACCGATCCGCTGAAGCCAGCCAACCTTTTGCACCTGCTTCAAAAGAAGCAATTGATGATGAAACAATGATATTTATCTGCGTTGCACTGGCAGCCAAAGCGCCGGGAACAGCAATCTTAGCGACATCTTTCACAGCAGGCGTAATGCGCGGCAGCCTGAACTTTAAATGCACACCCTGATTACGGGCGCCAAACCACAAAACAGCTGCCTGCAAAATACCCGCTATTAAAGTTGCCACAGAACATGCAAGCGCGACCATTCTGGGCTCATTAAAACTGAAAGCAGCAATCAACAAACAGATATTCATCAAAGTCGGCGCAGCTGCCGATAGCACAAACCGACCAGCGGCGTTTAACACACCCGCAAACAAGGCCGAAAGTGCCATACCCGCCAGATAGGGCATTGTTATCTGAGTGAGTAAAATAGACAGGTTGAATATGTCAGGATCATTACGATAACCCGCCTGTAAAACCATCATAATCCACGGCATACAAAACTGGGCAATAAGTGACAGAATTATCGTCACCGTAAACAACATGGAGAGCGTTTCTGTCGCCATCCGTGTCGCGACTTCATCACCCTCTTCTGCCTGCGACCGCGTATATAAAGGAACAAATGCCTGCGCGAATGCTCCTTCAGCTAACAAGCGCCGAAACAGGTTGGGAAATTGCTGCGCTGTTAAATAGGCATCTGTAAGAGGGCCTGCCCCCAATTTTGCAAAAATCACGGCCTCACGAATAAAGCCCAGAATTCTGCTTCCAAATGTCAAACTTGATTGGACAAAGACATTGCGGGCTAAGCTCATATCAGGCCTATCTGTTTTCTGAGGTCTTCGCGCGCTTCAAGGCTCGCGCTGGTGTTCTTGGAGCCTCTAAATCACCGCGACGCAAGACTTCCAACAATTCTTTTGTCAGCAATGCTTCATCAAGGACATCTTCACCCTGAGCCTCAACATAGAAAACATCATGCACAAGCATTCCATAACTTTCGGCGTGAGCCGATTGAATGGACAAGCCCTGATTAACAAAAACATTTGCTATTTCCTGCATCAGACCTTGTCGGTTGCGACCAGATAATTCAAGCACAATAGCATTATCAGATGCTTTTTTATCAATTGAAACAACTGGCTCGACGATAAACGCGGCTTGGCGACGAGAGGCCTTAAAATTATCGTCCGCCAATTCATGCTCAGGTTTTTCACCAGCAGCCACCGCTTGTAATGCAGTCGTAAGAAACTTCAATCGCTCTGGATCACCTTCACAAAAAGGCTCCCCCGAACTGGTTTGAATTTCAAAAACATCCAGCACTTTATCATTGCCAGTAGAGAATAAGCGTGCCGATAAAATATCTGCCCCTGCGCTCGTAAGCACTTTACACAAATCCGCATATAAACGCGCACGATCATCAGCAAAAACAAGAACTTGAGTGGCACTTAATTCTTTTTCTATTCTGGCGGCAGATGTCGTCTCACCACCAGATGCGGTGATAGTTTCAGCATGCCAAGCTTGTACATCTGTCTCAAAAGAAATCCAGTAAGCATCTTCCAGATTTTCAAAAGAAGCTGGCAGCTTTCCAATCTTTTCAAACAAAGCTTCACGTCCAAGGGTCGCCCTTTTGGCAATTTGCGCCTGCACAGACACTTCATCTGCCCGTCCACCACGAAGTGCAGCTTCGGTGGCGTAATACAATTCCCTCAGCAATTGGCCTTTCCAACTATTCCAAACGCCTGGACCAACGGCGCGAATATCACAAACAGTCAGTATCAAAAGAAGACGCAACCGTTCTACAGTACCAACTTTTTTCGCGAATGTAGACACAGTCCTAGGATCAGAAATATCCCGCCTTTGCGCGGTGTCACTCATTTCGAGGTGGTTTCCGACCAGCCATGCCACAAGCTCAGCCTCTTCCGGCTCCATACCCAATCGCAAACAGGCTCCACGCGCCGTTTTGGCACCTTCAATCTGCTGATCACCTTGCCCTTTCCCTGTATCATGCAAAAGCATTGCAAGGTATAAAGCACGTCGATGCTGCACTTTAGGAAAGATTTCCGTCGCCAATGGATGTTCACTGACAAGTACATGGCGTTCAATATCATTCATCGCCTCAACGGCACGAATAGTATGCTCATCCACAGTATAATGATGGTACATGTTGAATTGCGTCTGACCAACAATCCGACCAAATTCTGGTAGGAAATGACCTAAAACACCTGTTTCATTCATGATTTTCAGTGTTGTTCCGGGATGATGTTTCGAAGTCACAACATCAATAAACAATTCTTGAGCTTCAGGATCTTTGCGATAAGACACTTTCAATTCTTTGAGATTTTCTCGCGCGTTTGCAATTGCGTTTGGATGAATATCGTACCCACCTTTATCCGCGACCTTGAATAATCGAAACAAATTCAAGGGGTCATCCTTCACAGCGTCAGCGCTCGCATACGATACACGCCCGGCGTCAAGTACAAACCGCTTGTCATCAAGTAATTTTGGCACTGGTGCAGGCATGAATCGCAAAAGACCTGAAGGCTTCTTTTGTTCAATAGCTTCCAGCTTTGCGCACAATATACGCGTAAGCGCTCCCACTTCTTTTGCCGCAAGAAAATAGCGTTTCATAAATCGCTCGACACCGCTCATGCCGGCCTTGTCAACAAAGCCCATGCGAGACGCAATTTCGGGCTGAAGGTCAAAACTTAATCTATCTTCAGCGCGACCCGCGACATAATGCAAATGGCATCTGACAGTCCACAAAAAGCGCGCTTCACGGCGAAATATTGCTGCATCAGATTTTGAAAAAACATGGTTTTTCAATACGCCATTAAAGTTAGAACCACCATGAATGTATTTCGCCAACCAGAACAAAGTCTGCAGATCTCTCAATCCCCCCTTGCTTTCTTTGACGTTCGGCTCCACGCGAAATCTCGAACTTCCCTCTCGAGACACACGACGATCACGCTCTTCTAGTTTAGCTTGTACAAATTCTGCAGCACGCCCTTCAACAATATCTTTGTCAAATCGATCATCTAATTCTTTGGCGACGTCTTTATCTCCAAATAACAAACGCTTATCGAGAATTGCTGTGCGTATTGTGTAATCTTCTTTAGAGAGCCGGATACATTCGTCGATCGTTCGAAATGCATGTCCAACCTTCAGCCCCAAATCCCACAAAGCATAGAGCATGAATTCAATCACACTTTCAGCCCAAGCTGTTTGCTTATATGTGCGTACAAATAGCAGATCGACATCTGATGATGGAGCTAACGCACAGCGCCCATACCCGCCCACAGCCATAACGGCCATACGTTCGCCCATCGTCGGATTGTTCGCCCGAATGACATGTACGGTAGTATAATCATATAAAGCGTGAAGCACCTCATCCATAACAGCCGATAAAAGGTTCGCTGTATCCAGACCATCTGCGCCTGCTTCTAGACGCTCTTGTGCAATCATCCGTCCACGGAATAACGCACCATGCAACAGATCAATCACGCGTTGGCGTGCTTTTGTACGATCATTCGCATGATCCATATGTGCAGCCGTTAGCTGCACACGTAAATTTCTGGAATCAATAATATCTGAGATACGCCATGCCCCCGGTTTGGAGCGACGCTGTACGGTTTTTTGTGTCGGGCTTAATTCTGTCATCCAGACTTCCTAGCGCTAATCTGACAATACGAACAGAAACAAATTCTTGATCAGGACAATTTTTGTTTCATTGCGTACAAAATTTCCAATGCCTCGCGCGGCGTAATACCGTCCACATCGACATCGACTAGCATTTTTTCAACTTCACTTGGCACAAGGTTTGGTGCAGGTTCAGCGACAGCCGCAAATAGCGGTAAATCATCCAATTGGAACCCGCCTTTTTGGGCCTCACCTTCCAAGCGCAACAAGACTTCTTCTGCCCGTTTCACCGCATCTCTTGGCATTCCTGCAAGCTTAGCAACTTGCACACCATAGGACCGATCAGCCGGTCCGGGTTTAACATCGTGCAAAAAGACCAGATCACCCTGCCAATCCTTTGCGCGAAGAGACGCATTCCCCGCATGGCTTAGCTTTTCGGCAAGGTCAGTTAATTCGTGATAATGGGTCGCAAACAAAGCGCGACATTTGTTTTTTTCGTGTAAATGCTCAACCGCCGCCCAAGCAATCGCCAAGCCATCATATGTTGCCGTTCCCCGCCCGACTTCATCCAGTATAACAAACGCTTTAGGCCCGGCTTGGTTTAATATCGCTGCCGTTTCAATCATTTCGACCATAAAGGTAGACCGCCCCCGCGAAAGATCATCAGACGCACCCACACGCGAAAACACACGATCAACCAATCCCAACTCAAATTTCTGAGCAGGCACAAAACAACCAGCTTGCGCCATTATCGCTAGCAAAGCATTCTGCCTCAGATAAGTTGATTTACCAGCCATGTTTGGCCCTGTAATCATCATCAATCGCGCCGTATCACCGCCACTTGCATCCAAACAACAATCATTCGCGGTAAAACCATCGCCTGCTTTTCTAAGCGATGCCTCCACAACTGGATGACGCGCACCTACAGCATTAAACTGAGTGCTATTATTCAATTGCGGGCGAATTGCACGGTTATCTTCAGCCCACTGCGCCAGACCAGCCGCAACATCAATCGCCGCCAATGCATCAGCAGCCGCTCTCAATTTTGATGATAAGTTTTCTGCTTCCAAAACCAGCGCATTGAAAATTTCCATTTCACGCGCTTTGCCCTCTTCTTCTGCCCGCGCAATGCGGCCATCTAAATCACCAAGTTCGGTTGTGGTGAAACGCATTGCAGATGCCAATGTCTGACGATGGATAAAGTCAGAAGCATGTGGACCATTTTGCATCGCAGATGCGTTGCGTGTCGTCACATCAATAAAATATCCCAAAACTTTATTATGACGAATTTTCAAACTCGGAATACCGGTTTTTTCGGCATAATCAGCTTGTAATCCAGCGATGATTTTTCGGCTATCATCTCGCAATGAACGCACTTCATCCAGTGAAGGATCATATCCTGTGGCGATGAAACCTCCATCACGCGCCAACACAGGAGAATCTTCTTTTATCGCTGTTTCCAGTGTCTGTGCAAAAGCAGCTAATTCTTCTTGCTGCTCTAAATCTAAAACAGTGCAAGCTTCATCAAGTAAGGATGGCAAACCCGCAATGCCTGACCTAAGCAATCGCGCTGCGAGGGCACCTGATTTCAATCCAAGCGCCAAAGCACGCAAATCTTTGGGACCACCCCGCCCCAATTGCAATCGCATACGTGCTCGCTCGATGTCTGCACTATCTCGCAACGCTTTACGCACTTCTTCACGTAAATCTCTATCCGAAACAAACAAACTTACTGCATCAAGTCGACAATTTATCGACACTAAGTCGATAAGAGGTCGTGACAAATTATCTGCCAAACGTCGCGCACCTGGTGCCGTGATCGTGCAATCAATTGTCGATAGCAACGACCCTTTTCGGCTTCCCTGCGCTGACACATCAATTTCCAGACTAGATCTCGTCGCTGGATCAATCGCCATAAAACTAGAGCTTAAATGCCGCTTTGGCGGATCAAGACGCGGCGTTTCTCCTGCTTGTGTCAGATGAAGATAATCCAACAGCAATGCACAGGCAGACAATTCTGCATTGGAAAAACTGCCAAAAGCATCAAGTGATTTCACACCCAATGTATCTTTTAATTGTCGCTCTCCAGATACTTTGTCCGCTTTGGCCCCCGGGCGAGGTGTCACTGCTGTTTTTAAACTTTCCAGCATATTTGAAATCAGCGGCCGCGCCATTACGCTATCGCTCATCAACAACTCTTTTGGTGCCAGAGAAGCCAAGACCTCTCCAAACGCTTCCGGCGCTGTCTCAAACACCTCAAACCGCCCTGTTGAGACGTCCGCTAAAGCAATACCTCCCTCAATTCCCCCAGCTGAAACACCTATTGCCGCAAGAATATTCGAAGAACGCGCATCTAAAAGAGAATCTTCTGTCAAAGTCCCCGGTGTGACAATTCGTACCACATCACGGTTCACGACACTCTTTGAACCACGTTTTTTTGCTTCTTCTGGAGTCTCCAGCTGCTCGCAAACCGCCACACAATGGCCAGAGCGGATCAATTTAGCCAGATAACCTTCAGCCGCGTGAAATGGCACGCCCGCCATTGGAATAGGCTCGCCAGAATGCTGCCCTCTAGCCGTAAGTGTGATATCTAGGGCTTCGGCCGCGATCTGCGCGTCTTCAAAGAAGAGCTCATAAAAATCTCCCATTCTAAAAAATAATAGCGCGTCCTTATGACGTTCTTTAATCTCTAGATATTGGAGCAAAAAAGGGGATGGTGATTTTGACATGGGCGTGCACACTAGCCAGACTAAATTGCACCGCAAGGGTGACAAACCATCGAAATTGCATTTTATCACATTGGTGGGTTACTAAACCCATTTTATTCACAGCAGAATGACTCCAAAAGAGAGAAATCTGCAATACAAGCCCGAATAAGTACGAGATAATAATAAATAGGCTTAATTGCCACACGAGGACGACACAGACATGAGCTCCAAACGCCCATCTTTCACGGATGAAGAAGCGCTTGCCTTCCACCAGGAACCAACACCCGGTAAGATTTCAATGTTACCGACAAAGCCTATGCAGACTCAAAGAGATCTGTCTTTGGCATATTCCCCTGGTGTGGCGATACCTGTTGAAGCAATCGCAAAAGATCAAGACCTTGCGTATGATTATACGTCTAAAGGTAATACTGTAGCGGTCATCTCAAACGGGACGGCTATTCTTGGTCTTGGAAATCTGGGTGCCCTCGCCTCAAAGCCGGTGATGGAAGGTAAGTCTGTTCTATTCAAACGTTTTGCGGATGTTGATTCATTCGACATTGAAATAGATGAAGAAGATCCCGATAAAATTATCGAATGCGTGCGGATGATCGGTTCGACATTTGGTGGAATCAACCTCGAAGACATCAAATCTCCCGAATGCTTTCAAATTGAAGCAGAGCTACGTGAGAAACTAAATATCCCAGTCTTCCATGATGATCAGCACGGAACTGCAATCATCGCAGCTGCTGGACTGATCAATGCCGCAGAAATTACGGGTCGAAACCTAAAAGATATCAAAGTCGCAATTTCTGGAGCCGGTGCCGCAGGGCTTTCTGTTGCAGGCCTTATCCACCACCTTGGCGTACCTAAAAGCAATATTTTGATGTGTGACCGCGATGGTGTCATCTATCAAGGCCGTACCAAAAGTATGGATCAATATAAGTCTGCATTTACGGTTAAAACCAAAAAACGCACTCTTGCCGAAGCTGTTGATGGCGCTGATGTACTAATTGGCCTTTCCGTAAAGGGTGCAGTCAGTAAAGACATGGTCAAATCTATGGCCAAAAACCCCATCATTTTTGTGATGGCCAACCCTGACCCTGAGATCACACCGGAAGAAATTCAGGAAGTTCGTAGCGATGCAATCATCGCAACCGGCCGTTCTGATTACCCAAATCAAGTCAACAACGTACTTGGTTTCCCTTATATTTTCCGGGGCGCGCTAGACGTTCGGGCATCTGCAATTAACGAAGAAATGAAAGTTGCATGTGCTCGTGCACTCGCAATGCTTGCACGTGAAGATGTGCCTGATGAAGTGGCAGCTGCCTATCATGGTGCCCGTCCAAAATTTGGACGCGACTACATCATTCCTGTTCCGTTTGACCCACGTTTGATTTCCTACATCCCTCCTTTTGTGGCCCAAGCAGCAATGGATACAGGTGTGGCGCGCAAGCCAATTGAAGATATGGAAGCCTATTCCAACACCTTGGCTCGTCGCTTAAATCCATCTGCTGGATTTTTACAGCGTTTCCAAGGCGCTGTACGTCGTGAAGCACCAAAACGTATTGTATTTGCTGAGGGTGAAGAACCTGCAATTATCCGCGCAGCTTTTGCCTTTAAAACCCAAGAACTTGGCCACCCAATCCTAATTGGACGCGAAGAACAGGTTAAACGCAATATGCGATTGGTTGGCGTTCCCGAAGATGAATTAGAAATCATCAACGCACGTTTGTCTGACAATAATCCAGCTTACTTCGACTATCTTTACG encodes the following:
- the mutS gene encoding DNA mismatch repair protein MutS is translated as MSKSPSPFLLQYLEIKERHKDALLFFRMGDFYELFFEDAQIAAEALDITLTARGQHSGEPIPMAGVPFHAAEGYLAKLIRSGHCVAVCEQLETPEEAKKRGSKSVVNRDVVRIVTPGTLTEDSLLDARSSNILAAIGVSAGGIEGGIALADVSTGRFEVFETAPEAFGEVLASLAPKELLMSDSVMARPLISNMLESLKTAVTPRPGAKADKVSGERQLKDTLGVKSLDAFGSFSNAELSACALLLDYLHLTQAGETPRLDPPKRHLSSSFMAIDPATRSSLEIDVSAQGSRKGSLLSTIDCTITAPGARRLADNLSRPLIDLVSINCRLDAVSLFVSDRDLREEVRKALRDSADIERARMRLQLGRGGPKDLRALALGLKSGALAARLLRSGIAGLPSLLDEACTVLDLEQQEELAAFAQTLETAIKEDSPVLARDGGFIATGYDPSLDEVRSLRDDSRKIIAGLQADYAEKTGIPSLKIRHNKVLGYFIDVTTRNASAMQNGPHASDFIHRQTLASAMRFTTTELGDLDGRIARAEEEGKAREMEIFNALVLEAENLSSKLRAAADALAAIDVAAGLAQWAEDNRAIRPQLNNSTQFNAVGARHPVVEASLRKAGDGFTANDCCLDASGGDTARLMMITGPNMAGKSTYLRQNALLAIMAQAGCFVPAQKFELGLVDRVFSRVGASDDLSRGRSTFMVEMIETAAILNQAGPKAFVILDEVGRGTATYDGLAIAWAAVEHLHEKNKCRALFATHYHELTDLAEKLSHAGNASLRAKDWQGDLVFLHDVKPGPADRSYGVQVAKLAGMPRDAVKRAEEVLLRLEGEAQKGGFQLDDLPLFAAVAEPAPNLVPSEVEKMLVDVDVDGITPREALEILYAMKQKLS
- a CDS encoding NADP-dependent malic enzyme — its product is MSSKRPSFTDEEALAFHQEPTPGKISMLPTKPMQTQRDLSLAYSPGVAIPVEAIAKDQDLAYDYTSKGNTVAVISNGTAILGLGNLGALASKPVMEGKSVLFKRFADVDSFDIEIDEEDPDKIIECVRMIGSTFGGINLEDIKSPECFQIEAELREKLNIPVFHDDQHGTAIIAAAGLINAAEITGRNLKDIKVAISGAGAAGLSVAGLIHHLGVPKSNILMCDRDGVIYQGRTKSMDQYKSAFTVKTKKRTLAEAVDGADVLIGLSVKGAVSKDMVKSMAKNPIIFVMANPDPEITPEEIQEVRSDAIIATGRSDYPNQVNNVLGFPYIFRGALDVRASAINEEMKVACARALAMLAREDVPDEVAAAYHGARPKFGRDYIIPVPFDPRLISYIPPFVAQAAMDTGVARKPIEDMEAYSNTLARRLNPSAGFLQRFQGAVRREAPKRIVFAEGEEPAIIRAAFAFKTQELGHPILIGREEQVKRNMRLVGVPEDELEIINARLSDNNPAYFDYLYERTQRSGLLQRDVQRMVNNDRNVFGACMVACGDADGMVTGLTRNYNTALRDIRLVADERRGEHAIGMSIIISKNGPLFVADTSITEMPTAEELADNSILSAKVVRRMGFEPRVAFLSNSTFGYPHGERADVVRQAAELMATRDDVDFEYEGDIAVDVALNPNMRDTYPFSRLSAPANILVMPAIHAASISTKLAANLGDTTVVGPLLLGLTLPIQIVQMGSTVSDIVNMATFAAYDPHSDEKDVRWKVV